The window AacctttgaatttattttgcttttgtcctCAGTGGTTAGTTTATATAAACTTAGCATGAGTTGAGACTCCTGTGCAATTATACTTATCCCCAGGGCTACCATCAGATCCCTTCCTAGTAGGTTATAATCTGCCACTTCCACCAGTAACATATTCCCGAAGCAAAACTTTGATTCTATCTTAACATTTTTAATCATAGGTACCTTAATAAAGGTCTCCCTTCAATCCGATCACCACCATGGTGTCTTTGCTTCTTATACATCCTGGTGGCAGCCGCTGAatggtgctctgctctgctcctgaatcTACTAGAAAAGTTAATTCCTGTTTCGGGGTcttgtctttaattttattaaggGCTCGTTGGATGTTCTGGACCCCAAATTAAAAAGCCCCTGACACCTCTAATCTTCCTGAAAGATTTTCTCATCCTTCACTCTTTTCTTGCATTCCCTCCGAAGGTGCTCCCTGGGCTTGCAGTAAAAGCACTCGGGGTTGTACTTGTTACTGTTCGAGTGCCTTCTCTGAGGAAGGTTTGGCTTTCTCGGAGGCGGATGACTCTGTGTTGGTTTCATAGAGTCTTGAGTCCGTTCCTGCTTTTGGGCTTCCCTGACGGCGGCCACCAGGACCTTTGCCTGTGCTTTTTGTTGTTCCGCGTCTCTTCTCATATAAACCTTTAGAGCCTTCCTTAGTAATTTCTGTAATCCTTTTTCCTGCCAGCCTTCTATTTTCTCTAGTTTTCTCTATATATCCTCCCATGATTTCGCAACGAATTGTGTTTTTAGCATAACCTCCCTGACAGGGAAGTCCGGATCTGTCCCCAAATGCATTCAAAGTCCTTTCCTTAGTCTCTCTAGCCATTCTGTGGGTGTCTCATCTTTTCATTGGCATTCCCAGAATACCTTACtgatattttgttcttttggcaCTGCTTTCCCTACACCCTGTATTACCATATTTCTCAGTTCTATCATTTTTGTCCGGTCCTCCTCGTTCTGAGCATTCCATGATAGCCTCTGATCTGGCCACTTCTGGTTCCCCCATGTCCCTTGGGGATTCCTGTGATCCCAGTCTCATATCGCCACTTGTCTTATCATATCCCTTATGATAAGACAATGACCTTAGTATGgcgttatatatatatatatagtgttcctttttgaccacttgcttACCCTTTGCACAATGTTGCAATCAGACTGGGGGGACTGTTCTGCTTGCATCTGAGTAAGAAGCTTGCATTaggatttaattctgtttcccaaagaaaaatagagagacatgaagtgtcttgcccatggcctcattgagtcagtaacagaatatTAGCTTCCCACCTCCACTTGTaaagtctttcagagtagaaaattctgtcttgcaaagtaCACTGGGGCTTcagactctctcctggagagcagcctccagggaaGGTGAGGCCAAAAGGATGCTTTTCAACCAGGCTGCAACCTGGAAGGAACTAAATTCCATTCCTTCTGATGAAAGcaccagagatccttctcctgccactccctgctgaggagctggcactgtagagctgtgctgaagccccaggcagtgcttgtGTTTTCGTCCCAGGAGCAAGCAGCGTTCCCAACTGAATCCTGgctgaggggctcagcctgcagggcCGTGAGTGCTgcccgagggcggcagcggggccctcAGGGGCAGCACTCAGCCCGAGGGCATCACACCAGGCTATCTGCACTTTGGTaacttccctgcctgcctctggaacagaagaacaaaagcaaagcaatactctgggttttctttgtttcttaggAGAAGCGTCACTGCAGTTTGCTTTTAAACTAGAAGAGGGCAGATTTACATTAGATAttaaggagaattttttttaaatgaaggggATGAAAAGCTGGCAGGATTTGCCAAGGGAAGTTGTTGTTGGTCTATccttgaaggtgttcaaggccagtttacgtagggctctgagaaacctgatctAGACAAcgtccctgctcacaggggttggactagatggtggttaaaggtgccttccagcccaaactcctctgggattctgtgatcactgtccCATGTTAGTGTGCCATTGTTATACTTGTAGTTCTTTGGGACAACAAAGAATGTTACCCAGCTCTAGCAACTTCTCTGGCCTTTTCCATCGTCACCCCGTCCAGCACTCTCCACTTACAGGCTCCTCTTTGGTGCCTGCAGGCTTCAGCCTACCACCTATcaatggcacagctcccagtgtaCAGAGAAAAGACCCTGGTAGCGCCATGAAGAAAACGGTCGTGAGAAAGCAGGACATGGTGCCCTTACAGCCCAGTACGCCCACCCTCCATGGAGATGGCAGCTTCCCATGCAGCTCCTCGGGTAAGCCTGCTCCATGgcagcattttcctgcaggGGTTTGTCCTTGCAAAGGGAGCAcaaactgcctcctgcctcagccagcacagccggGATCTTGGGTTCATAGTGTGTCCTGAGAATGAACAGCAAATCTACTTTGGAGTTACTCCAGCTTGGTAGTCTAGAATATTTGAAGTCAATGGAAACAGAGGCACTGTCAGGTGTGAAGGGTCAGGTGTGGCTGTTCCCTGGTTGTTGCTCCCTGGGGATTGAgctgggcccagcagggctgggttcttcaggcttggcttggtgctgtcacgaggcagctgcaggtctctcctcagggacTTGCCGAGAgcccctgtcctcagggctgtgggaaatcagggtgctgagacaagaggggcacctgaggggttccctcctgggctggcCAGTCCTGCTgttggcactgcctggcagggagtgggagCTCTGCGGCCTCAGGAACCTGCCGCTGGCTGTGGCACCTGTGGCacttggagctggggctgtggggcaattgtcaggtttagcctggagttgtgctcagctggggaggctgagagaaagcagggagccccaggatccagagagcagggaagtccTTGCAGTGACCTCGCAGACAGCCACTGGTGCCCTGCGCCAAGAGGAGCCGCTCCGTGGGCAcaggcagaaggacagagccttTTCGGACCCACAGCAggccttgcaggaggcactgtccttgctgggcagtgatgactggtaagaaaggccccatcactctgtgtccctcttggcGTTAAGGTCGGTCAGAAGCGAGTcttgctggtgcctctgagccccgagagcccagagggccaaagggcactgctgaaaccactgtggagctgtgagaggataaagagtggagagcagccttttcttggccttgctctgcagcactgctccaactgcagcaggtccatgctgtttcctggctttggctgctgctccatggagctgcaaaggaaatgctgagggaagagagaaagctgtGGGACGAGATGCTTtgctggctgaaggcagaagcaggatggcagcagttttgagtgtagagatttgggtgccttgcgccactggcccagtgggactgagtaagattcctctctgctcccactgctgacagcaatggCAGGGACTCCTGCATGTGAGTCCCagaagctgctccaggcagctcctATTTTTGAGAAATGGACTGAGTTGTGCCTTCAAGTCCTTCTGCCTACCATTACTCCTGAAgggctcatggcagaagagaaggaaagagaaataaaatcctctgGGAATCTTGCACTTTTGCAATTCAACTTTTCCTTCTCAAGGAATCATACGGGCTTGAGATGTTTTGTCAATACTCACAATGTGTCCCAAAACTCTACACAGAcagaaggaggcccagaggtgaTACCCTTCCAAATGTTAGGTGATATTGGTTGTCTTTTTGATGTCTGGGTTAGCATCCACTCACTGGTGGATGCTTCATTCTCACAGGGAATGAAAAATTTCACAGCATGAAAAATTAGCCACGTTGCATCTCCTTGTGCAGTCTTCTTTgctttgccctttctcttctgctttctcttccccatttctctttgatgccctgggaggtgcagagagcttctgcaggtgtGGGGGTCCTGATGACACTCAGGGGTGCCCATGGGATCAgttgccagccctggctgcagccctgatgcctcACACACCTTCCTGTAGCTGAGGGCCTGCACAAAGCAAGTGCTGAGAGATGGAGTTGTTTGCACCTTTTCAATAACACTTTGCTGTTGTGGGCATTGTTTTAGGTCGGAGTGttctgggaaaagccagagtttTAACAGTTCTTGCCCAGGGGTGGAATCTTAATCTTCTGggacatcctgctgcttttttggggAACGTGTGAGGTGGAGTGGGTGACACACAGGCCTCGATTGTAGAGTGGAAactcagctccagagtgccagtgcagactctcagtgctgaactgcctgctggggctgccaaagaaggaaaatgtcccAGTAACAGCCCAATgggactgtgtctcagggacaggtacagggaggtgacaagaaCCAGCATCATGGCCTGGCCTCACAGCTTCTAGGAAGCAGTGATGACAGAGGGACTTAATAGCAGAGATTTTCAGAAAGGTCACAAATGAAGACTCTGAAAGCCCTCTCTTTGCCTCTTGGATTTGTGTATGCTTTTGACAGCCACAGCATCCTGTGGCAATGTGTTCCACGATTTCATTAAgtactccttgaaaagcacctGCCATGCTttgactgagctgccagcctggtgaTTTGAAAGGGTGCTGCCAAGTGCTTGggtagagagaaaaatcaatcttttttgTACTTGCCTTTCAGGGAACGGAAGAAGAAGGGACTCTTGAACAtcacactgctggctgagtcccATTCAGAAGTCCTGCTCTGTCGGCTTCGTGAGATTTGCTTGGCAGTTACCAGAGAGGTGAGAACATTGCTCTGAATTGTCCCCCATACTCGATACACGGCTTGTAGAGTAGAATATGTGCTTGttcatctccatgtgtgctcagggactgcctTCATTCTGGTTTTAGACCTTCTATTTCTAGTGTCTGTCAGCCATCTGTAGGATCTGTGTGtacatgtagctgtatttactgGCAGGTCGGGtatctgacacttgtctgtgaGTGAGGTACCATTATAATGCAAGGCAGAAAAGAGACACTAATAACATGATATGCCAGATTCCCAATCTCTGCCCAAGCTGTAATTGAACACTGCAAATGAGTCTGTAGAcctgagcctgtgttttctgttttctgcctggGTGCTTCAACTACAGGTGTTGCTTTTTTGAACAGGAGCATCTGACTGTTTTATCTTTATGCCTTGTGCCTTTATGGTTTGAAAGCAGCcctttctttattttgcttctatgtttttcaaataaaagggcCTAAAATCAAAGCAGTAGACATTATAGAAGGTTTAAGTGGAACACTTTAGTGAAGCCTATTTTTCATGCCTGCAGTAAGAAGGTGTGTGGGCAGAAACTGGTGCCAGAGTAAGTGTCTTTCATGCTTGGGCTCTTCTGCTCCTACTGTGCTTTTATACACAGTGGGACGTGTTGTGATTTCCTGGGAGTCTTGTCTAAGGAAACTGGTTTTCTTTGCAAGGTGATGCTTATGTTTCCCCTCATGACTTCCCCAGGTGACCAACCTCCGGTCCAACGTGTCCTGCTCTGCAGttgtcactctgggagagctcTTTGCGATCTTGGGGAAGGACATGGACTCCGAGGTGGATCAGATTGCTGCAGTCCTTCTCCACATGTTGCGGAACTCCCCAGAGTTtattcagaaggcagcctgtcAGAGCCTGGGCATGATGGTAGAGAACGTGACTCCTACACGAGCAATGACTGCTCTCCTGGACAATGGAGTCAAGTAggttcttcttctttctgtgatatTCTTGACCTTCTAGTGTGTGGGTGAGGGAAGGGATGACAGAGAGAACGGGAATGGTGGAAGGGAAGGGCCCTGTATCCTGCATCTCCTGTGGACTCAGTGACTTGATTCTCTGATCaacctcatttctcctttctgagaAATAAGGAGGGTACTTGCtggggcatggagcacatcagGGAGAATGTGCtgggtgtggcacagcctgcacagcaggtgcagctcctgccaaaagGAGTCTTGTGTGACTGTCCTGGCCTTAGAGCTGTGTTTTCTATTCAAACTGATGTTTCATGTTAGCCCTGAGATGATGATGCACTTTCCAGGCACCCTCACTGGCTGAGTGCCATGGGACAGCTGAAGCAAATGCTGCCTTAAGTGTTGGTGCTGGGCCTGATAGTTCCCAAGAGACAGTCTCTAGAATAGGACAAGCTGGATAAACTGACTGCCGCCCTTTCCTCAACTTTGGAATAGGATAAAACACTCAGACGTATCCCTTGCCAAGCTTTACAAAAGaaacaggctgcattgctgggTGTTCCTCAACTTCACGGCCCACGGCgtgttttctctgcatttgtgttttcccaggggtctgcagatttggggatgaatgggtggaaagagcctcatcctgctgcagctctggctaGTGGGTGCCCTCTGATGGGTCAGCACGAATTGTccttaatttctaaataattcaTATGTAACCTATTACTTTAATCTTTCTCCAAGTAAACTTCGGGAAAGAAATTGAGCATCCAATAGTGCAGGGAGACTGAATGCTTCCCTTTTCCATGCAGACAGCCCATCTGTACAATGCTAACTTTGTGTTTATCTGAGGACAGAACCTTCTACAtgtgtctgcagctgcagggagaagccaggctccttcccccagcaaggacagggagcaggctgtggccaaggcctgtgctgctgctgctccttctccctgtgtcccagggtttgctctctccttcccaggagctgctacGTCCCGGCACGGAAGTGTACGGCCGAACTCCTCCTGTCCTTGATGGAGAAAATGGGAGTCACGAAGCTTGCAGGCTcacccagggctga of the Passer domesticus isolate bPasDom1 chromosome 9, bPasDom1.hap1, whole genome shotgun sequence genome contains:
- the LOC135308313 gene encoding TOG array regulator of axonemal microtubules protein 2-like, with product MQLLGERKKKGLLNITLLAESHSEVLLCRLREICLAVTREVTNLRSNVSCSAVVTLGELFAILGKDMDSEVDQIAAVLLHMLRNSPEFIQKAACQSLGMMVENVTPTRAMTALLDNGVKSCYVPARKCTAELLLSLMEKMGVTKLAGSPRAERLAQVAGTLAQDSHKDTW